The following are encoded in a window of Streptomyces sp. 11x1 genomic DNA:
- the mraY gene encoding phospho-N-acetylmuramoyl-pentapeptide-transferase — translation MNQILYAGAIGLFLTLIGTPLLIKLLARKGYGQFIRDDGPRGHAGKRGTPTMGGIAFILATLVAYLATKVITGESPTYPGFLVLFLMAGMGVVGFLDDYIKIVKRRSLGLRAGAKMAGQLIVGIVFALLAIRFADDRGQTPASLKLSFVTDFGWTIGPVLFVVWALFMILAMSNGVNLTDGLDGLATGASVMVFGGYTFIGLWQFQNSCANALELTDPASCIEVRDPLDLAVVAAALMGACFGFLWWNTSPAKIFMGDTGSLALGGALAGLAICSRTELLLAVLGGLFVLITMSVVIQVGSFKLTGKRVFRMAPLQHHFELKGWSEVLVVVRFWTIQGICVIAGLGLFYAGWAAS, via the coding sequence ATGAACCAGATCCTGTACGCCGGGGCCATCGGCCTGTTCCTGACGTTGATCGGCACACCGCTGCTGATCAAGCTGCTGGCCCGCAAGGGATACGGCCAGTTCATCCGCGACGACGGGCCGCGCGGCCACGCGGGCAAGCGCGGTACGCCCACCATGGGTGGCATCGCCTTCATCCTGGCCACCCTCGTCGCCTACCTCGCGACCAAGGTCATCACCGGTGAGAGCCCGACCTACCCCGGATTCCTGGTGCTGTTCCTCATGGCGGGCATGGGAGTGGTCGGGTTCCTGGACGACTACATCAAGATCGTCAAGCGGCGGTCGCTGGGACTGCGGGCCGGGGCCAAGATGGCCGGCCAGCTGATCGTCGGCATCGTGTTCGCCCTGCTCGCCATCCGGTTCGCGGACGACCGGGGCCAGACACCGGCCTCCCTGAAGCTGTCGTTCGTCACCGACTTCGGCTGGACCATCGGTCCCGTGCTGTTTGTCGTCTGGGCCCTGTTCATGATCCTGGCCATGTCGAACGGGGTGAACCTCACCGACGGTCTGGACGGCCTCGCCACCGGCGCGTCGGTCATGGTCTTCGGCGGCTACACCTTCATCGGTCTGTGGCAGTTCCAGAACTCGTGCGCCAACGCCCTCGAACTCACCGACCCCGCCTCCTGCATAGAGGTGCGCGACCCGCTCGACCTCGCCGTCGTCGCGGCCGCGCTGATGGGTGCCTGCTTCGGGTTCCTCTGGTGGAACACCTCGCCGGCCAAGATCTTCATGGGCGACACCGGTTCGCTGGCGCTCGGCGGGGCGCTCGCGGGCCTCGCCATCTGCTCCCGCACCGAACTGCTTCTGGCCGTCCTCGGCGGGCTGTTCGTCCTGATCACCATGTCGGTGGTCATCCAGGTCGGCTCGTTCAAACTGACCGGCAAACGTGTCTTCCGAATGGCACCGCTCCAGCACCACTTCGAACTCAAGGGCTGGTCCGAGGTCCTGGTCGTGGTCCGCTTCTGGACCATCCAGGGCATCTGCGTGATCGCCGGCCTCGGCCTGTTCTACGCGGGGTGGGCCGCGAGCTGA
- a CDS encoding NUDIX domain-containing protein, producing MTNKTVGVDLPDRRGRTGLDRTGRDLTGNPRVKVRDVRLLSSHWYVERTTTFDFQHTDGTWSTQERETHDRGNGATVLLYDTERETVLLTRQFRYPVYVNGHPDGMLVETPGGLLDEEDEHPEVAVRREVVEETGHTIGEIRHVFDIYMSPGSVTERVSFYAAPYGPSTRTHEGGGLGEEGEDIELVELPFRRALEMIRSGEIADAKTIMLLQWAALDGPFGTGRDV from the coding sequence ATGACCAACAAGACCGTCGGAGTAGACCTCCCGGACCGCCGGGGTCGCACCGGGCTCGACCGCACCGGCCGGGACCTGACCGGTAACCCGCGCGTCAAGGTGCGGGACGTGCGCCTGCTGTCCAGCCACTGGTACGTGGAGCGCACGACGACCTTCGACTTCCAGCACACCGACGGCACCTGGAGCACCCAGGAGCGCGAGACGCACGACCGGGGCAACGGCGCCACCGTCCTGCTCTACGACACCGAACGCGAAACCGTGCTGCTCACCCGGCAGTTCCGCTACCCGGTGTACGTCAACGGCCACCCCGACGGGATGCTCGTCGAGACGCCGGGCGGTCTGCTCGACGAGGAGGACGAGCACCCCGAGGTCGCCGTGCGGCGCGAGGTCGTCGAGGAGACCGGTCACACCATCGGGGAGATCCGGCACGTCTTCGACATCTACATGAGCCCCGGGTCCGTCACCGAACGCGTCAGCTTCTACGCCGCCCCCTACGGCCCGTCGACCCGTACCCACGAGGGCGGCGGCCTCGGTGAGGAGGGCGAGGACATCGAACTCGTCGAACTGCCCTTCCGCCGGGCGCTGGAGATGATCCGCAGCGGGGAGATCGCCGACGCCAAGACCATCATGCTGCTCCAGTGGGCGGCGCTGGACGGTCCGTTCGGTACCGGCCGCGACGTCTGA
- a CDS encoding aldo/keto reductase: MHYVKLGSTGLDVSRICVGCMSFGLPDRGTHEWTLDEEASRPLIRQALDAGINFFDTANVYSDGTSEEIVGRALGEYARREEVVVATKVNGAMHQGPNAWGLSRKAIMTEIDNSLRRLGTDYVDLYQIHRFDPHTPVEETMEALHDVVKAGKARYLGASSMYAWQFAKMQHTARLHGWTRFVSMQNHYNLLYREEEREMLPLCEDQSVATLPWSPLARGRLTRDWGSVTARTETDNFGRTLYQEGDREIVDAVTRIAGERGVPRAQVALAWLLSRPTVTAPIVGATKPHHLADAVASLDVTLTEKETEELERPYTPRAISGH; encoded by the coding sequence ATGCACTACGTGAAGCTCGGCTCGACGGGTCTGGACGTGTCCCGGATCTGTGTGGGATGCATGAGTTTCGGCCTCCCCGACCGAGGCACGCACGAATGGACTCTGGACGAGGAGGCGTCACGCCCGCTGATCCGGCAGGCGCTGGACGCGGGGATCAACTTCTTCGACACCGCGAACGTCTACTCCGACGGCACCAGCGAGGAGATCGTCGGCCGCGCGCTCGGCGAGTACGCGCGGCGCGAGGAGGTCGTCGTCGCGACCAAGGTCAACGGTGCCATGCACCAGGGCCCCAACGCCTGGGGCCTGTCCCGCAAGGCGATCATGACGGAGATCGACAACAGCCTGCGGCGCCTCGGCACCGACTACGTGGACCTCTACCAGATCCACCGCTTCGACCCCCACACCCCGGTCGAGGAGACGATGGAGGCCCTGCACGACGTGGTGAAGGCCGGCAAGGCCCGTTACCTCGGGGCCAGTTCGATGTACGCCTGGCAGTTCGCGAAGATGCAGCACACCGCCCGGCTGCACGGCTGGACCCGGTTCGTGTCCATGCAGAACCACTACAACCTCCTCTATCGCGAGGAGGAGCGCGAGATGCTCCCGCTGTGCGAGGACCAGAGCGTCGCCACGCTGCCCTGGAGCCCGCTCGCGCGCGGCCGCCTCACCCGGGACTGGGGTTCCGTGACCGCCCGCACCGAGACGGACAACTTCGGCAGGACGCTCTACCAGGAGGGCGACCGGGAGATCGTCGACGCCGTCACCCGGATCGCCGGTGAGCGCGGGGTGCCCCGTGCTCAGGTCGCCCTGGCCTGGCTGCTGAGCCGGCCCACGGTCACCGCCCCCATCGTCGGCGCCACCAAGCCCCACCACCTCGCCGACGCCGTGGCCTCCCTCGACGTCACCCTGACGGAGAAGGAGACCGAGGAACTGGAACGGCCCTACACCCCGCGCGCGATCAGCGGTCACTGA
- a CDS encoding MFS transporter has protein sequence MPVDATQSSAGDDTAPEDDPAAPPREGWRRWAMDTRPLRRPAYRRLWSSTIVTAVGSQLTAVAVPKQIYDITDSSAWVGYASLAGLLPLVVFALWGGAVADSVDRRTLLLVTNTGIAVTSVLFWVQAVTGLESVWALMALLALQQAFFGLNSPARNASVARLVPAEELPAAAALGSTVMQLGLVAGPLLAGALIPVIGLAELYLIDALALCVTLWAVYRLPSLPPLDNAMAKRAGLREVVAGFRYIALHKVLLLSFLADIIAMVLGMPRALFPQLAATTYASYGEGFALGLLFAAIPVGAVVGGLMSGTFSRSHRHGLMVLAAVMAWGAAITGFGLSAGLWLAVAFLVAAGVADMVSMVFRGAILLSAATDEMRGRMQGVFTVVVAGGPRLADVLHGTAGAAFGTRTAVAGGGLLVMIAVLLLATATPALRRYRI, from the coding sequence ATGCCCGTGGACGCCACCCAGAGCAGCGCCGGTGACGACACCGCACCGGAGGACGACCCGGCGGCGCCACCCCGCGAGGGCTGGCGCCGCTGGGCGATGGACACCCGGCCGCTGCGCCGCCCCGCCTACCGGCGTCTGTGGTCCTCGACCATCGTCACCGCCGTCGGCAGCCAACTGACCGCAGTCGCCGTCCCCAAACAGATCTACGACATCACCGACTCCTCCGCCTGGGTCGGCTACGCCAGCCTCGCCGGCCTGCTGCCGCTGGTGGTCTTCGCGCTCTGGGGCGGCGCGGTCGCCGACAGCGTCGACCGCCGCACGCTGCTGCTCGTCACCAACACCGGTATCGCCGTCACCTCGGTGCTGTTCTGGGTGCAGGCCGTCACCGGTCTCGAATCCGTCTGGGCGCTGATGGCCCTGCTCGCCCTCCAACAGGCGTTCTTCGGCCTCAACTCACCCGCCCGCAACGCCTCCGTGGCCCGACTGGTCCCCGCCGAGGAACTGCCGGCGGCCGCCGCGCTCGGCTCGACCGTGATGCAACTCGGCCTGGTGGCCGGACCGTTGCTCGCGGGTGCTCTCATCCCGGTGATCGGCCTGGCCGAGCTGTACCTCATCGACGCACTGGCCCTCTGCGTCACCCTCTGGGCCGTGTACCGGCTGCCCTCCCTGCCGCCCCTGGACAACGCCATGGCCAAGCGGGCCGGCCTGCGGGAGGTGGTCGCGGGCTTCCGTTACATCGCCCTGCACAAGGTGCTCCTGCTGTCCTTCCTCGCCGACATCATCGCCATGGTCCTGGGCATGCCCCGCGCCCTCTTCCCGCAGCTGGCCGCCACCACGTACGCGTCCTACGGCGAGGGATTCGCCCTCGGCCTGCTGTTCGCCGCGATCCCTGTCGGGGCCGTCGTGGGTGGCCTGATGTCGGGCACCTTCTCCCGCTCCCACCGGCACGGACTCATGGTCCTCGCGGCCGTCATGGCCTGGGGAGCGGCCATCACGGGCTTCGGGCTGAGCGCCGGCCTGTGGCTCGCGGTGGCGTTCCTCGTGGCCGCCGGAGTCGCCGACATGGTCTCGATGGTCTTCCGCGGCGCCATCCTGCTCTCCGCCGCGACCGACGAGATGCGCGGCCGGATGCAGGGCGTGTTCACCGTGGTCGTGGCCGGCGGCCCCCGTCTCGCCGACGTCCTGCACGGCACGGCGGGCGCCGCCTTCGGCACCCGTACGGCAGTCGCCGGCGGAGGTCTGTTGGTCATGATCGCCGTGCTGCTCCTGGCGACGGCCACACCGGCACTGCGACGGTACCGGATCTGA
- a CDS encoding SDR family oxidoreductase, producing MCPRRTAGLTALGDSLAGEERDRLFTEALDVTEPGRLEDFVTTAATGFGVLEGTAKRHDGGGSDGMDGADGIDGLVACVGGSRGGTFEQASGADWAATWELNVGHTARVVRAALPHPRAAGGGSVVLIGSVSGWKPGPPAQYGAAKSALVHLAASLARELGPDRIRVNVVSPGSMLIPGRRWDRMRREEPQAYEAFVGRELPTGAPVTPHEVARTVVFQLSDWATDVSGAHLPVDRAQNEPSQDGY from the coding sequence GTGTGTCCCCGCCGGACGGCAGGACTGACTGCGCTGGGTGACTCCCTGGCCGGGGAGGAGCGGGACCGGCTGTTCACCGAGGCGCTCGATGTCACCGAGCCCGGACGGTTGGAGGACTTCGTCACGACGGCGGCGACGGGTTTCGGCGTCCTCGAGGGCACCGCGAAGCGGCACGACGGGGGCGGCTCCGACGGCATGGACGGTGCCGACGGCATCGACGGCCTCGTGGCCTGTGTCGGCGGTTCCCGGGGCGGCACGTTCGAGCAGGCGAGCGGCGCCGACTGGGCGGCCACCTGGGAACTGAACGTCGGACACACCGCACGTGTCGTCCGCGCCGCGCTGCCGCACCCGCGTGCCGCCGGCGGCGGCTCGGTCGTGCTGATCGGCTCCGTCTCGGGCTGGAAGCCCGGACCGCCCGCCCAGTACGGGGCGGCGAAGAGCGCCCTGGTCCACCTGGCGGCCTCCCTGGCCCGGGAGTTGGGCCCGGATCGCATCCGCGTCAACGTCGTGTCGCCCGGTTCCATGCTGATCCCGGGCCGCCGCTGGGACCGGATGCGCCGGGAGGAGCCACAGGCGTACGAGGCGTTCGTCGGGAGGGAGCTGCCGACCGGTGCGCCCGTCACCCCGCACGAGGTGGCCCGCACGGTGGTGTTCCAGCTCTCCGACTGGGCGACGGATGTCTCCGGCGCCCACCTGCCGGTGGACCGGGCCCAGAACGAGCCCTCGCAGGACGGCTACTGA
- a CDS encoding DUF6624 domain-containing protein, with translation MEPTSRPAPGTGPPRERVLAAELIRRAEDERQLAREARSAPAARARDRIAACHTDNGEALRSIVARHGWPTAESVGEPASTAALMLLLHYPDLGFQLTCRDLIAEAVADGRCPAVHHAYIADHCAVALNQPQFYGTRIDPGTLFPYPIRHPESVDERRQDVGLGPLTDHLRAVRVDLGASGGL, from the coding sequence ATGGAACCCACGTCGCGACCCGCGCCCGGCACCGGTCCGCCCCGCGAGCGGGTGCTCGCCGCCGAGCTGATCCGCCGGGCCGAGGACGAGCGGCAGCTGGCCCGGGAGGCCCGGTCCGCGCCCGCCGCTCGGGCCCGGGACCGCATCGCCGCGTGCCACACCGACAACGGCGAGGCCCTGCGCTCGATCGTCGCCCGTCACGGGTGGCCCACAGCCGAGTCGGTCGGCGAACCCGCATCGACGGCGGCCCTCATGCTCCTGCTGCACTACCCCGACCTCGGCTTCCAGCTCACGTGCCGCGACCTGATCGCCGAGGCGGTCGCGGACGGCCGCTGTCCCGCGGTGCACCACGCGTACATCGCCGACCACTGCGCCGTCGCCCTGAACCAGCCCCAGTTCTACGGCACCCGCATCGACCCCGGCACCCTGTTCCCGTACCCCATCCGCCACCCCGAGTCCGTCGACGAACGCCGCCAGGACGTGGGCCTCGGCCCCCTGACCGACCATCTACGGGCGGTACGCGTCGACCTGGGGGCAAGCGGAGGGCTGTGA
- a CDS encoding LysR family transcriptional regulator ArgP has protein sequence MMSQLPLDLVRTLLAVVDEGTFDAAAGALHVTPSAVSQRVKALEQRVGRVLLIREKPVRPTESGEVIVRFARQLARLEHDAHTALGMTGAGETTRVSIAVNADSLATWFLPALTRVPEELRPCYELLREDEQHTARLLREGLVMAAVTSAPDAVAGCSVRPLGRMHYRPCATPAFAERWLGLGSGTPLKELIADAPVVFFDRRDEFQDAFVRRLTRGRPASPRRHYVPTSEGFVDAVAAGMGWGMVPAAQAERLLDSGRLVDLAPERTVDAPLFWQQWKLDSPALTAVAEAVAAEAAETLDP, from the coding sequence GTGATGTCTCAGCTGCCCCTCGACCTGGTGCGCACCCTGCTGGCCGTGGTGGACGAGGGCACCTTCGACGCGGCGGCCGGTGCCCTGCACGTGACACCGTCGGCGGTCAGCCAGCGGGTCAAGGCGCTGGAGCAGCGGGTCGGCCGGGTCCTGCTGATCCGGGAGAAGCCGGTGCGGCCGACCGAGTCCGGCGAGGTGATCGTCCGTTTCGCGCGCCAGCTGGCCCGTCTCGAACACGACGCGCACACCGCGCTCGGGATGACGGGCGCCGGGGAGACCACGCGGGTGTCGATCGCGGTGAACGCCGACTCGCTGGCCACCTGGTTCCTGCCCGCCCTGACCCGGGTGCCCGAGGAGCTGCGCCCCTGCTACGAACTGCTCCGGGAGGACGAGCAGCACACGGCCCGGCTGCTGCGCGAGGGGCTCGTGATGGCCGCGGTCACCTCGGCACCGGACGCCGTGGCCGGCTGCTCGGTCCGGCCGCTCGGCCGGATGCACTACCGGCCCTGCGCCACGCCCGCCTTCGCGGAGCGGTGGCTGGGCCTCGGATCGGGCACACCGCTCAAGGAGCTGATCGCCGACGCGCCGGTGGTGTTCTTCGACCGGCGCGACGAGTTCCAGGACGCCTTCGTGCGGCGGCTGACGCGGGGCCGCCCGGCCAGTCCCCGTCGGCACTACGTACCGACCTCGGAGGGGTTCGTGGACGCCGTGGCCGCCGGCATGGGCTGGGGCATGGTGCCCGCCGCCCAGGCCGAGCGACTCCTCGACAGCGGCCGGCTGGTCGACCTGGCACCGGAACGGACCGTGGACGCCCCGCTGTTCTGGCAGCAGTGGAAGCTCGACTCCCCCGCGCTGACGGCGGTGGCGGAGGCGGTCGCAGCGGAGGCCGCCGAGACGCTCGATCCCTGA
- a CDS encoding ATP-binding protein: MAVPAHPSRAAGVRRTVAAHLARWELSAILDDAVLATGELFANAVRHGSADPGDTIAVVLECSGRELRVTLADPSPVPPRPRTAPASAEAGRGLSIVSALADDWGTEPPEPGDAGKRVWFSLAVREPA, encoded by the coding sequence ATGGCGGTACCCGCGCACCCCTCGCGTGCCGCTGGAGTACGGCGCACGGTGGCGGCGCATCTGGCCCGCTGGGAGCTGTCCGCGATTCTCGACGACGCGGTCCTCGCCACCGGAGAACTCTTCGCCAACGCGGTCCGGCACGGGAGCGCCGATCCCGGCGACACCATCGCCGTGGTCCTCGAGTGCTCCGGGCGCGAACTGCGCGTCACCCTCGCCGACCCCTCGCCCGTGCCGCCCCGGCCTCGCACGGCACCCGCGTCCGCCGAGGCCGGGCGGGGGCTGTCCATCGTGTCCGCGCTGGCCGACGACTGGGGCACCGAGCCGCCGGAGCCGGGGGACGCGGGCAAGAGGGTGTGGTTCTCGCTCGCGGTGCGGGAGCCGGCGTGA
- a CDS encoding LysE/ArgO family amino acid transporter, producing MTALAAGFGTGLSLIVAIGAQNAFVLRQGLHRDAVLPVVAICALSDALLIALGVAGVGAVVVAWPGALTAVALIGGAFLLVYGALAARRALRPGDDALRAGSGSAGSRRRAVLTCLALTWLNPHVYLDTVFLLGSIASDQGPLRWTFGLGAGLASLCWFAALGFGARLLSRYLARPSAWRVLDGLVSVTMLVLGGMLIAGA from the coding sequence ATGACAGCTCTCGCGGCCGGATTCGGCACCGGCCTTTCCCTCATCGTCGCCATCGGAGCCCAGAACGCCTTCGTCCTCCGCCAGGGCCTGCACCGCGACGCCGTGCTTCCGGTCGTGGCCATCTGCGCCCTCTCCGACGCGCTGCTGATCGCCCTCGGCGTCGCCGGGGTCGGCGCGGTGGTCGTCGCCTGGCCCGGCGCGCTGACGGCGGTCGCCCTGATCGGCGGCGCGTTTCTCCTGGTCTACGGAGCTCTGGCCGCCCGCCGCGCCCTGCGACCCGGCGACGACGCGCTGCGCGCGGGGAGCGGGTCGGCGGGCTCCCGGCGCCGGGCCGTCCTCACCTGTCTGGCGCTGACCTGGCTCAACCCGCACGTCTACCTGGACACCGTGTTCCTGCTCGGCTCCATCGCCTCCGACCAGGGCCCCCTGCGCTGGACCTTCGGCCTCGGCGCCGGCCTCGCCAGCCTGTGCTGGTTCGCCGCCCTGGGCTTCGGCGCCCGGCTGCTCAGCCGGTACCTGGCCCGCCCGTCCGCCTGGCGGGTCCTCGACGGCCTGGTCTCGGTCACGATGCTCGTCCTCGGCGGGATGCTGATCGCCGGAGCCTGA
- a CDS encoding GNAT family N-acetyltransferase → MPDLRTERLLLRDWRESDLVPWTAMNADPEVRAYFPGVLTKEQSEASAARFQDDLDRRGWGWWALEVRSTGRFIGFTGLDPVDEDMPFSGVEAGWRLARAAWGHGYATEAARAVLDFGFEQLRLPEILAVTTATNLRSQAVMRRLGMTRNPSDDFDDPSMPEGPLRRGVVFRLTPDAA, encoded by the coding sequence ATGCCCGACCTGCGAACCGAACGCCTCCTCCTGCGCGACTGGCGGGAGTCCGACCTGGTCCCCTGGACGGCCATGAACGCCGACCCGGAAGTGCGCGCGTACTTTCCGGGCGTCCTCACGAAGGAGCAGAGCGAAGCGTCCGCCGCCCGCTTCCAGGACGACCTCGACCGGCGGGGCTGGGGGTGGTGGGCCCTGGAGGTACGGTCCACGGGGCGGTTCATCGGTTTCACCGGGCTGGATCCGGTGGACGAGGACATGCCGTTCTCCGGGGTGGAGGCCGGCTGGCGACTCGCGCGTGCGGCGTGGGGCCACGGCTACGCCACCGAGGCCGCGCGGGCGGTCCTGGACTTCGGCTTCGAGCAGCTCCGGCTCCCGGAGATCCTCGCGGTGACCACCGCCACCAACCTCCGCTCCCAGGCCGTGATGCGCCGCCTCGGCATGACCCGGAACCCGAGCGACGACTTCGACGACCCCTCGATGCCGGAGGGACCGCTGCGCCGCGGCGTGGTGTTCCGGCTGACGCCCGACGCCGCCTGA